Within the Gordonia westfalica genome, the region CGGGCACGTAGCCGCGGGACAGCTTCGACAGCAGTGGCGACACCGCCGCGATGAGGACGATCCAGAACAGCGACACGATCACCGAGGTGTCGGGGGACGCGGACTCGGCGAGAATCATGCAGAACATCCTGGCACGACGCCACCAGTGTCACGTCGCTGCCACCGTGTCACGGCTCACGCCAGGGCGTCGACCCTCTCCCGGATCACGGGGAGGACGCCCTCGGCGAACCAGTGGGCCTCCTCGATGTGCGGGTAGCCCGAGAGGATGAAGTGCTCGAATCCCTGCGCCTCGTATTCGCCGATCAGCGAGGCGACTTCGTCGTAGCTGCCGACGAGGGCGGTGCCCGCACCTCCGCGGATCAGCCCGACGCCGGCCCAGAGTCCCGGATGGATCTCGAGGGCGTCGCGTCGACCGCCGTGGAGTTCGGCCATCCGGCGCTGACCCGTCGAATCCGAAACCGAGTGCAGCGCGAACGCGGTCGCGACCTCCTCGTCGGTGATCCCCTGCAGCAGCGCGTCGGCGACCCGCCACGCTTCCTCGGAGGTCTCCCGCGCGATGACGTGCAGGCGCACACCGTATTCCAGCGTCCGGCCCACTGCGGCGGCGCGTCGTGCGACCTCGGCGATCTTCTCCCCCGCCACCGCGGGCGGTTCGCCCCACGTCAGGTACACCTCGGCGCGCGCGGCCGCGACGGTCAGCGCCGGATCCGACGATCCGCCGAAGAACACCTGCGGCTTCGACTCGGGCGGGTCCGGCAGGAAGGCACCGGCGATCTTGTAGAACTCGCCGTCGAAATCGACCGTCTCGCCGGTCCACAGCCGCTCGACGATCTCCAGGAACTCGTCGGTGCGCGAGTACCGGCGGTCGTGGTCGACCCAGTCGCCGAATCGGCGCTGCTCCACCTCGTCGCCGCCGGTCACGATGTTCACCGCGACCCGGCCGCCGGAGAACCGCTGCAGGGTCGCGGTCTGTTGTGCCGCCAGGGTCGGCGAGATGAGTCCCGGCCGGAAGGCGACCAGGAACGACAGCTTCTCGGTGTGGGTGATCGCCGCCGCGGTGGTGAGCCAGGCGTCCTCACACCAGGTTCCGGTCGGGGTCAGCACGCTCTCATAGCCGAGTCGGTCCGCGGCGCGAGCGACGTCGATCAGGTACGGCAACTCCGGCGCGCGGTAGCCCGGCGGGTGCCGCTTGGTGGCCGAGGCATGCGATGCCCCGACGATCCCGCGGCTGTCACCGGCGGTGGGCAGGAACCAGTGGAAACGGCTCATCGATCAGACTTCCCTTCCAGACGGGTGGGTCGTGCCGGATGGTTCGAGACGTTCGGTCAGGATGCGGGTTCCGCGAAGTACTCCGTCAGCGCCCCGTCGTAGCGGTTGTCGACGAAGGCGGCGAAGTCGACCTCACCCTGCAGCTGTCCCGACTCGGCGAAGGCGTCGGCGAGCTTTTGCAGGGATTCGACGACGCTGCCGTCCAGCGGGACCGCCGGTCGGAGGCTGCGCCCCTGGGCGACCTTGCCGGCACGCGGGTCGATGCCGATCTCGGCCGAGTACTTCTCCGCCCACACATCGGGATTGGCCTTGGCCCAGTTGC harbors:
- a CDS encoding LLM class flavin-dependent oxidoreductase, with product MSRFHWFLPTAGDSRGIVGASHASATKRHPPGYRAPELPYLIDVARAADRLGYESVLTPTGTWCEDAWLTTAAAITHTEKLSFLVAFRPGLISPTLAAQQTATLQRFSGGRVAVNIVTGGDEVEQRRFGDWVDHDRRYSRTDEFLEIVERLWTGETVDFDGEFYKIAGAFLPDPPESKPQVFFGGSSDPALTVAAARAEVYLTWGEPPAVAGEKIAEVARRAAAVGRTLEYGVRLHVIARETSEEAWRVADALLQGITDEEVATAFALHSVSDSTGQRRMAELHGGRRDALEIHPGLWAGVGLIRGGAGTALVGSYDEVASLIGEYEAQGFEHFILSGYPHIEEAHWFAEGVLPVIRERVDALA